GAGGCGGGCTTCATTGTCCTTGTTGGTGAACCATTTCTTTTTCACCACATCGTAGGTGCGGCTGGCTTCGTGATCTACCCGAGCGGATGTGACCTGAGGCTGGGGCAGAGTGAGTGTGGCGGTACGCTGGACCTGATCGATCCGGGAAATGGTGGCCTTGCTGAGATCGATGGTCAGGAGGGCGTCTCCACGGATGATCCAGGTGCCTTTGTACTGGTCGTTCTCGCCTTCGAGGATGTCTGAGATGATGACCTTGGTGGAGACGAGCTCGGACATCTGCTGGAGTTCTTCCACGGTGGGGCCGGCGGAGAGGATCTCAGTAGGAGATTCATCGTAGAACTCCCGCTTCACAAAATAGAGACCGAAGAGCAGGACAGCGGCGATGAGGATGGCCGCAAGGAGTCCGAGAGTCTGGTTGATTTTTAGCATTGAGTATACGTACCCGTCGCTGTGGTGAAATGTTTCAAGAGGGAGGTGGCTACTCGACCGCTTCGTAACCCGTATTGATGCCTTTCCATTTGGCTGGGAGGGGTTCGCCCTGATTGGTGATGACGCCAGTAACATAGAGTCCTAACATGGCGAGCGCGGCCAGGATGAGGACGATGAGAAGAGCTTTCTTGGATTTGTT
Above is a genomic segment from Rubritalea squalenifaciens DSM 18772 containing:
- a CDS encoding DUF4230 domain-containing protein; protein product: MLKINQTLGLLAAILIAAVLLFGLYFVKREFYDESPTEILSAGPTVEELQQMSELVSTKVIISDILEGENDQYKGTWIIRGDALLTIDLSKATISRIDQVQRTATLTLPQPQVTSARVDHEASRTYDVVKKKWFTNKDNEARLRDTAMKQAQKLVESTAASDENFQAARQNAQSTLQSFYQKLDWQIDIVWQNSSRT